Proteins from one Cellulosilyticum lentocellum DSM 5427 genomic window:
- a CDS encoding DEAD/DEAH box helicase family protein has protein sequence MFEFHWQNWKAGEQILLSAPMGSGKSYFIYKVLIPSITNKKILILSNRRKLRLQYRKYLNIEIDDNEIISSNIVNGNTIDNMCYQTLEDNICQGKTVQHYDFIICDECHYFLTDAWNCTTDVSFRWIEAQHNATRIFMSATGKEVFKMFEICEVDTKNYYIEPDYDYMNVHYFNVDGTEMVEYLLLHEDINTENKILYFSSNKSKAKVLYERYKDIASITASEYNRKSFENTEDAFKDNKCLKILSITTSCLDNGIDIKDDTLKHIVVDIWDLTTAIQCLGRKRLINGEKSVNVYIRNWNRSIVQGLINGKRNELNNLVEYQKKYNSYRRINKLVNGFYFYNGELHLNVLYERYVNIQLKNLQMYQHNVEVVSEMEHGLVVSTDWISGYINEAQAILHLHEYSLIDIKASTLEQEISNKLSCIVDKPFIGAKGKKDIAEIIGLKDKKGQLISGVSTLNTYLQQNSIPYMIVQNRKMIKGKKTTIYTIVECEAEINGLTE, from the coding sequence TTGTTTGAATTTCATTGGCAGAACTGGAAAGCAGGTGAACAAATATTACTTTCAGCACCGATGGGGAGTGGAAAGTCCTACTTCATATATAAGGTATTAATTCCTAGTATTACTAATAAAAAAATTCTTATATTATCCAATAGGAGAAAACTAAGATTGCAATATAGAAAATATCTGAATATAGAAATTGATGATAATGAAATAATTAGTAGTAATATTGTTAATGGTAATACTATCGATAATATGTGTTATCAGACTTTAGAAGATAATATATGTCAAGGTAAAACTGTACAACACTATGATTTTATCATATGTGACGAATGTCATTACTTTTTAACAGATGCATGGAACTGTACTACTGATGTTAGTTTTAGGTGGATTGAAGCACAACACAATGCAACAAGAATATTTATGTCTGCAACTGGAAAAGAAGTGTTTAAAATGTTTGAAATTTGTGAAGTTGATACTAAGAACTATTATATTGAACCTGACTACGACTACATGAATGTACATTATTTCAATGTAGATGGTACAGAAATGGTTGAATATCTACTGCTTCATGAAGACATTAATACAGAAAACAAAATTCTTTATTTTAGTAGCAACAAGTCAAAAGCAAAAGTGCTTTATGAACGTTACAAAGATATTGCCTCCATAACTGCATCTGAATATAACAGAAAATCCTTTGAAAATACAGAAGATGCTTTTAAAGACAATAAATGCCTAAAAATATTATCGATTACAACCTCATGCTTAGATAATGGTATTGATATAAAAGATGATACACTAAAGCATATTGTAGTAGATATTTGGGATTTAACTACTGCAATACAATGTTTAGGCCGTAAGCGCTTAATAAATGGTGAAAAAAGTGTAAATGTTTATATTAGAAACTGGAACAGAAGTATAGTACAAGGTTTGATAAATGGTAAAAGAAACGAGCTAAACAATTTGGTGGAATATCAAAAAAAATATAATAGTTATAGGCGCATAAACAAGCTTGTAAATGGATTTTACTTTTACAATGGCGAGTTGCATTTAAACGTACTTTATGAGCGATATGTGAATATACAGTTAAAAAATTTACAAATGTATCAACATAATGTCGAAGTTGTATCAGAAATGGAGCATGGTTTAGTTGTTTCTACAGATTGGATAAGTGGCTACATTAATGAAGCACAGGCAATTCTGCACTTACATGAATATTCATTGATTGATATTAAAGCATCTACATTAGAACAGGAAATTTCAAATAAGCTTAGTTGCATTGTAGATAAACCATTTATTGGCGCAAAAGGCAAAAAAGATATAGCAGAAATCATTGGTTTAAAGGATAAAAAAGGTCAATTAATTAGTGGTGTAAGTACATTAAATACTTATTTACAACAAAATAGTATTCCTTATATGATAGTACAAAATAGGAAAATGATAAAAGGGAAAAAAACTACAATTTATACTATCGTAGAATGTGAAGCAGAAATTAATGGTTTAACAGAATGA
- a CDS encoding glycine--tRNA ligase encodes MVEKNMQQIVAVAKSRGFVYPGSEIYGGLANTWDYGPLGVEFKNNVKKAWWKKFIQESPYNVGVDCALLMNPQVWVASGHVGGFNDPLMDCKACKERFRADKIIEDYLDEQGTPEVVDGWSNEQMQNFIKEKAIKCPSCGAHDFTDIRQFNLMFKTFQGVTEDSKNVVYLRPETAQGIFVNFKNVQRTSRKKVPFGIGQVGKSFRNEITPGNFIFRTREFEQMELEFFCKPGTELEWFDYWRSYCKNFLLSLGVDENNMRLRDHSAEELSHYSNATTDIEFKFPFGWGELWGIASRTDFDLKQHQEHSKQDMTYFDPTTNEKYLPYVIEPSLGADRVTLAFLCEAYDEETLEDGDTRTIFRFHPALAPVKAAVLPLSKKLSEDAVKVFDILAKEFNVEFDEAGSIGKRYRRQDEIGTPFCITFDFDSLEDQKVTVRDRDSMAQERIAIEDLVEYIRERMAF; translated from the coding sequence ATGGTAGAAAAAAACATGCAACAAATTGTAGCAGTAGCAAAATCAAGAGGTTTTGTTTATCCAGGTTCTGAAATTTATGGAGGACTTGCTAATACTTGGGATTATGGCCCACTAGGTGTTGAATTTAAAAATAATGTTAAAAAAGCATGGTGGAAGAAGTTTATTCAAGAAAGCCCATATAATGTAGGGGTAGATTGTGCACTTCTTATGAATCCACAAGTATGGGTGGCTTCAGGTCATGTTGGTGGATTTAATGATCCTCTTATGGACTGCAAAGCTTGTAAAGAGCGTTTTAGAGCAGATAAAATTATTGAAGATTATCTTGACGAACAAGGTACACCAGAAGTAGTGGATGGTTGGTCAAATGAACAAATGCAGAACTTCATTAAAGAAAAAGCTATTAAATGTCCAAGTTGTGGTGCGCATGACTTCACAGATATACGTCAATTTAACCTAATGTTTAAGACATTCCAAGGTGTAACAGAAGACTCTAAAAATGTGGTTTACTTAAGACCAGAGACAGCACAAGGAATCTTTGTTAACTTTAAAAATGTTCAAAGAACTAGCCGTAAAAAAGTACCATTTGGTATTGGCCAAGTTGGTAAATCTTTTAGAAATGAAATTACACCAGGTAACTTCATTTTTAGAACAAGAGAATTTGAACAAATGGAACTGGAATTCTTCTGTAAGCCAGGTACAGAACTTGAATGGTTTGATTACTGGAGAAGCTACTGTAAAAACTTCCTTCTTAGCCTTGGTGTAGATGAAAACAATATGAGACTTCGTGATCACTCAGCAGAAGAACTTTCTCACTATAGTAATGCCACAACAGATATTGAATTTAAATTCCCATTTGGTTGGGGAGAACTTTGGGGTATTGCAAGCCGTACAGACTTTGACCTTAAACAACATCAAGAACACTCAAAACAAGATATGACTTACTTTGACCCAACAACAAATGAAAAGTATTTACCATATGTTATTGAGCCATCTCTTGGGGCAGATCGTGTAACACTTGCATTTTTATGTGAAGCGTATGATGAAGAAACATTAGAAGATGGTGATACAAGAACGATCTTTAGATTCCATCCTGCACTCGCGCCAGTTAAAGCAGCAGTATTACCACTATCTAAGAAACTTTCTGAGGATGCCGTTAAAGTATTTGATATTCTTGCAAAAGAATTCAATGTGGAATTTGACGAAGCAGGTTCAATTGGTAAACGTTATAGAAGACAAGATGAGATTGGTACACCTTTCTGTATTACCTTTGACTTTGATTCTTTGGAGGATCAAAAAGTAACAGTACGTGATCGTGACTCTATGGCTCAAGAACGTATAGCTATTGAGGATTTAGTAGAATATATCCGTGAAAGAATGGCATTTTAA
- a CDS encoding anti-sigma factor family protein: protein MNCDECKEKLSLYIDGMLSEEEEKAIVAHLDLCETCHEEYKTLTGIISLLKSSKEVELPKGFHENLIRRMKQEQKVIPIKTKRFKWEYPAGLVATLLVGFMAFGGHFTGNKSSTTSEAPMTAYSMPESTEESAAEDMARGIEKQAAPAEAAPSVVSNEASSGIQEEEKSLKSAALDGQADSVVWEATIKDKPAFLKAIEEYLKAQQLTYTEEEGYLLITSTGDYTALWEWIQVQTEVKQIIITHDTGSDLKLIYHE from the coding sequence ATGAATTGTGATGAATGTAAGGAAAAATTATCGCTTTATATAGATGGAATGCTAAGTGAAGAAGAAGAAAAAGCTATAGTGGCACACCTTGACCTATGTGAGACGTGCCATGAGGAGTATAAAACATTAACAGGAATAATAAGCTTACTTAAATCATCTAAAGAAGTTGAGTTACCAAAAGGTTTTCACGAAAATTTAATAAGACGTATGAAACAGGAACAAAAAGTAATACCTATTAAAACGAAGCGTTTTAAATGGGAATATCCAGCTGGTTTAGTAGCTACATTATTAGTAGGATTTATGGCATTTGGAGGTCACTTTACAGGAAATAAAAGTAGTACAACTTCTGAAGCGCCTATGACTGCTTATAGTATGCCAGAAAGTACAGAGGAAAGTGCCGCAGAAGACATGGCAAGAGGCATTGAAAAGCAAGCAGCACCGGCTGAAGCTGCGCCTTCAGTAGTTTCTAATGAAGCAAGCAGTGGTATTCAAGAAGAAGAAAAGAGCCTTAAATCAGCTGCACTTGATGGTCAAGCAGACTCAGTGGTATGGGAAGCTACGATTAAAGATAAACCTGCTTTTTTGAAGGCAATAGAAGAGTATCTAAAAGCACAGCAATTAACTTATACGGAGGAAGAGGGTTATTTGCTTATTACAAGTACAGGTGATTATACAGCACTTTGGGAGTGGATACAGGTACAAACTGAAGTGAAACAGATTATCATTACTCATGATACAGGTAGCGATTTAAAGCTAATCTATCATGAATAA
- a CDS encoding HEPN domain-containing protein, translated as MNVWNDKIKIISPVVNYFVEAHNEPTSIVSGFLRMVQALESYSRRCRKCTLIPPEEHEKRISEILESIEDANNQEWLRKVLSTPIINEPSCQQRITTLFKEISGILNVSNSKIKTLSYRIVTSRNYYTHFNESLKENILSDTDLYYSTVLMRYVLRILIMRELSFNDEYISENILKDSEIHIAMGELGITNKFIACKVSTSIE; from the coding sequence ATGAATGTTTGGAATGATAAAATAAAAATTATTTCACCTGTAGTTAATTATTTTGTTGAGGCACATAATGAACCTACAAGTATAGTTTCAGGTTTTTTAAGAATGGTTCAAGCATTAGAATCGTACTCAAGAAGATGTAGAAAATGTACATTGATACCTCCTGAGGAACATGAAAAAAGGATTAGCGAAATATTAGAATCAATTGAAGATGCAAATAACCAAGAATGGTTAAGAAAGGTACTAAGTACACCAATAATTAATGAACCAAGTTGTCAACAACGCATTACCACTTTGTTTAAAGAAATTTCAGGTATATTAAACGTTTCAAATAGTAAGATTAAAACCTTAAGTTATAGAATCGTGACTAGTCGAAATTACTATACACACTTTAATGAATCTTTAAAGGAGAATATTTTATCTGATACTGATCTGTATTATAGTACAGTATTAATGAGATATGTACTTCGGATACTTATTATGCGTGAATTGAGTTTCAATGATGAATATATTAGTGAAAATATCTTAAAGGATAGCGAGATCCATATTGCAATGGGTGAATTAGGAATTACGAACAAATTTATTGCTTGTAAGGTAAGTACATCAATAGAATAA
- a CDS encoding recombinase family protein: MSKTYGYCRISTKQQNIERQVRNIQLAYEDAIIVKEAYTGTKVEGRKEFTKLLKAVKAGDTIVFDSVSRMSRNAEDGVNLYMELFNRNINLVFLKEGYINTDVYRSKLDINLPTTDSEIANMYLKTTEQVLMLLAKEQIIIAFGQAQKEVDDLRERTSQGIETARRNGKQIGQEQGAKLVTKKSIQAKEQIIKYSKDFKGTLNDIAVMKLVGIARNTYYKYKREIVEKQGNK; the protein is encoded by the coding sequence ATGAGCAAAACCTACGGATATTGCAGAATAAGTACAAAGCAACAGAACATAGAAAGACAAGTGAGAAACATTCAATTAGCCTATGAAGATGCAATTATTGTAAAAGAAGCATACACAGGTACAAAGGTAGAGGGTAGAAAAGAATTTACTAAACTACTAAAAGCAGTTAAAGCAGGTGATACAATCGTATTTGACAGTGTGAGTCGTATGAGTAGAAATGCAGAAGATGGTGTGAATCTTTACATGGAACTATTCAATAGGAATATTAACTTAGTATTTCTTAAAGAGGGATACATTAATACAGATGTATACAGAAGTAAGCTGGATATAAACCTTCCTACAACAGATAGTGAAATAGCTAATATGTATTTAAAAACAACAGAACAGGTATTAATGTTATTGGCTAAAGAGCAAATCATAATAGCTTTTGGACAAGCACAAAAAGAGGTTGATGATTTAAGGGAAAGAACAAGTCAAGGGATTGAAACAGCAAGAAGGAACGGTAAACAAATTGGGCAGGAGCAAGGAGCTAAGTTGGTTACTAAGAAGTCAATTCAAGCCAAAGAGCAAATTATAAAGTATTCAAAGGACTTTAAAGGAACATTAAACGATATAGCGGTTATGAAGTTAGTAGGCATAGCAAGAAATACTTATTACAAATATAAAAGGGAGATAGTAGAAAAACAAGGCAATAAATAA
- a CDS encoding ApeA N-terminal domain 1-containing protein: protein MQLSDINGWMGHWYLPSNKDNNINGILEFSDGKIKLRTIGYFKGLRDLEANEYLSICGYLFNGKSISLLSCSKPRQQLSIPGMCLFEYSPSIVIIGNEFSSIEDISLNSITIHFIGLEEWLAHGIFSIAKDPQNNNFNMNYSMPSSCEADMGEYYIKFDYNFNIHCDKFKELSAVHKAGVKFEFKETSSWKQAMDAVCNFKTFVTLCLGTEIQIDSISAKDGDNQKFDVFYNTNINSNIKLKNWFFIYFNDIKDIDKPFIKLNNVVIFQEISRTKIPTYILDLK from the coding sequence GTGCAATTATCTGATATTAATGGATGGATGGGGCATTGGTATTTACCGAGTAACAAAGATAATAATATAAATGGCATATTAGAATTTAGTGATGGAAAAATTAAATTACGAACAATTGGGTATTTTAAAGGCTTGAGAGATTTAGAGGCAAATGAATATTTATCAATTTGTGGATATTTATTTAATGGAAAATCAATCTCATTATTATCATGCTCTAAACCTAGACAACAGTTATCTATACCAGGAATGTGTCTATTCGAGTATAGTCCTTCAATAGTAATAATAGGAAATGAATTTAGTAGTATAGAAGATATTTCTTTAAACTCAATAACAATTCACTTTATCGGTCTCGAAGAATGGTTAGCGCATGGAATTTTTTCAATAGCTAAAGATCCACAAAATAATAATTTTAATATGAACTATTCAATGCCATCTTCGTGTGAAGCTGATATGGGTGAGTATTATATAAAGTTTGATTATAACTTTAACATCCATTGTGATAAATTTAAAGAGTTAAGTGCTGTTCATAAGGCAGGTGTGAAATTTGAGTTTAAGGAAACCTCATCATGGAAGCAAGCTATGGATGCAGTTTGTAATTTTAAGACTTTTGTAACATTATGTTTAGGAACGGAAATACAAATAGATTCCATTAGTGCAAAAGATGGGGATAATCAAAAGTTTGATGTGTTTTATAACACAAATATTAATTCAAATATCAAGTTGAAAAATTGGTTTTTTATATATTTTAATGATATAAAAGATATAGATAAACCATTTATAAAACTAAATAATGTTGTAATATTTCAGGAAATAAGTAGGACTAAAATACCTACTTATATTCTGGACTTGAAGTAG
- a CDS encoding IS630 family transposase, which yields MLIEGNSVKQIADFLAVRLITVYTYINRWNELGISSLEDYRGRTPSNCKMTAEMEHDLLEVVQHNIPNDFEFLGNVWTAKLLSDYLNQNYGIRLCPQCIRDTLHKNNYSFKRAQKRPSKGVKSEQESFKKMIETTSTVENDSDSVLYVMDETALRTESDNRRTWSPVGVSPILESNGSHQGVNIIGATEITKNFDTIADIYDAAHTIKGKEIKEFLSELLERNLGKKVYVVLDNAKTHNNHEIQEFWSQNTNRLVLINTPVYSPQLNPQENIWNLLKNKVYTVGAKESTDALFEEVNHLYNQFNDDKGLIKNIVNPRNYYFKSRI from the coding sequence ATGCTTATAGAAGGCAATTCAGTTAAACAAATTGCAGATTTTCTTGCAGTACGTTTAATTACTGTTTATACCTATATAAATCGTTGGAATGAGCTTGGTATTTCTTCTTTAGAAGACTATAGAGGTAGAACCCCTTCTAATTGCAAAATGACAGCTGAAATGGAACATGATCTTTTAGAAGTGGTTCAGCATAATATCCCTAATGATTTTGAGTTTCTAGGCAATGTTTGGACTGCCAAGCTTTTATCAGATTATCTTAATCAAAACTACGGGATAAGGCTATGCCCACAATGTATTAGAGATACACTTCATAAAAACAACTATAGCTTCAAACGAGCTCAAAAAAGACCAAGTAAAGGTGTAAAATCTGAGCAAGAATCGTTTAAAAAAATGATAGAAACTACGAGTACTGTAGAAAACGATTCTGATAGTGTTTTGTATGTTATGGACGAAACTGCCCTAAGAACAGAATCTGATAACAGGAGAACTTGGAGTCCAGTTGGGGTGTCCCCTATCTTAGAAAGCAATGGTTCTCATCAAGGGGTTAATATTATTGGTGCAACAGAAATAACCAAAAACTTTGATACAATAGCCGATATATATGATGCAGCACATACTATCAAAGGTAAAGAAATAAAAGAATTTTTAAGTGAACTATTAGAACGTAATCTTGGAAAGAAGGTGTATGTTGTTTTAGATAATGCTAAAACACATAATAATCATGAGATTCAAGAGTTCTGGAGTCAAAATACTAATAGGTTAGTACTTATTAATACCCCCGTTTATTCACCACAACTTAATCCACAAGAAAACATTTGGAACTTGCTTAAGAATAAAGTGTATACAGTAGGTGCTAAAGAGAGTACTGATGCACTCTTTGAAGAAGTTAATCATCTATATAATCAATTCAATGATGATAAAGGGCTAATTAAAAACATCGTTAATCCCAGAAATTACTACTTCAAGTCCAGAATATAA
- a CDS encoding RNA polymerase sigma factor — translation MNEEQLIKVAAKGDMEAFEMLIGQYEKKIYALCLHLLKDPEEAYDAAQEVCIKVWRQIANFEGQAKFSTWLYRIGTNQCLDLIRKNKKRSQDISLFQKDEASEEEWMIESPKQEEGVEEKVEKKALQEVVQLGLKELKEDYQVIITLRDIEEHSYEEIAEVLEISLGTVKSRLARARQALKKVLQQNKEPYQSFFRHIK, via the coding sequence ATGAATGAAGAACAGCTTATTAAAGTAGCTGCTAAAGGTGATATGGAAGCCTTTGAAATGCTTATTGGCCAATATGAAAAGAAAATCTATGCTTTATGCTTGCACCTTTTGAAGGACCCTGAAGAAGCCTATGATGCAGCACAAGAAGTATGTATTAAAGTATGGAGACAAATTGCCAATTTTGAAGGACAAGCCAAATTCAGTACTTGGCTTTATCGTATAGGAACAAATCAATGTCTAGATTTAATAAGAAAAAATAAAAAGAGAAGTCAAGATATTTCACTTTTTCAAAAAGATGAAGCTAGTGAAGAAGAATGGATGATCGAGTCACCCAAGCAAGAAGAAGGTGTAGAAGAAAAAGTAGAAAAAAAGGCCTTACAAGAAGTTGTTCAATTGGGTCTAAAGGAATTAAAAGAAGATTATCAGGTCATTATTACGTTAAGAGATATAGAAGAACATTCTTATGAGGAAATAGCAGAAGTATTAGAGATTTCCTTAGGTACAGTAAAATCTAGATTAGCTAGAGCAAGGCAAGCATTAAAAAAAGTTTTACAGCAAAATAAGGAACCGTACCAATCATTTTTTCGTCATATCAAATAG
- a CDS encoding AbiH family protein produces the protein MNILLIGNGFDLAHKLPTKYTDFLDFIKVIYIKKDSVMQIVDMAMAESYPNLNPLIRRWFAEKNTTSESRYDLQRMQELVSNNIWVEYFLDKVADDGDRWVDFEGEILEVIKSLDYMKRIRGKKELNHHDLKKYELEKKLIRIIENANLYSNISLEGKRIKIDVNNLNEQEYYNNIIKYLQGDLLRLIKCLEIYLVYCMDSKSIEERTTDIAELSIDKVVSFNYTDTFRLLYATNINSIEYDFIHGKVGDKDKFSFNIQDNNMVLGIDEYLDDSRKNIDVDYIQFKKYFQRIHKETGCKYKMWIKEMQEDDEKKYNEIISIQPKADKEMTRKLCLRHNLYIFGHSLDVTDKDILKELILNENVITTIFYLNKQVYAQQIANLVKVIGQDELIKRVSGPNKTIIFKKQQDMIPIE, from the coding sequence TTGAATATATTATTGATAGGAAATGGATTTGATCTAGCACATAAGTTACCTACTAAATATACAGATTTTTTGGACTTTATAAAAGTTATATATATAAAAAAAGATAGTGTAATGCAAATAGTTGATATGGCTATGGCTGAAAGTTATCCCAATCTTAATCCATTAATAAGAAGATGGTTTGCAGAAAAGAATACAACATCAGAGAGTCGTTACGATTTACAAAGAATGCAAGAGCTAGTTAGTAATAATATTTGGGTAGAGTATTTTTTGGATAAAGTAGCAGATGATGGAGACAGATGGGTTGACTTTGAAGGAGAAATATTAGAGGTAATTAAAAGCTTAGATTATATGAAGAGGATAAGAGGAAAAAAAGAGTTAAACCATCATGATCTAAAGAAATATGAGTTAGAAAAGAAGCTAATTCGTATAATCGAGAATGCTAACCTATATAGCAATATATCATTAGAAGGAAAGCGAATAAAGATAGATGTTAATAACTTAAACGAGCAAGAATACTATAACAATATTATTAAATATCTACAAGGTGACTTACTCCGGCTTATAAAATGTTTAGAAATATATTTAGTTTATTGTATGGATTCTAAGTCCATTGAAGAAAGAACCACAGATATTGCAGAGTTATCCATTGATAAGGTGGTAAGTTTTAATTATACAGATACATTTAGGTTATTATATGCTACTAACATTAACAGTATAGAATATGACTTTATTCATGGAAAAGTGGGCGATAAAGATAAATTTAGTTTTAACATCCAAGATAATAATATGGTTTTAGGAATAGATGAATATCTTGATGATAGTAGAAAAAATATAGATGTTGATTATATTCAATTTAAAAAGTATTTTCAACGTATTCACAAGGAAACAGGCTGTAAATATAAGATGTGGATTAAAGAAATGCAAGAGGATGACGAGAAGAAATATAATGAAATCATATCGATACAACCTAAAGCAGATAAGGAAATGACAAGAAAACTATGTTTACGTCATAATCTTTATATATTTGGGCATTCGCTTGATGTTACAGATAAAGATATATTAAAAGAACTAATATTGAATGAAAATGTAATAACAACAATATTCTATCTGAATAAGCAAGTCTATGCTCAACAAATAGCAAACTTAGTGAAAGTAATAGGCCAAGATGAGTTAATTAAACGAGTAAGTGGACCTAATAAAACTATTATATTTAAAAAGCAACAAGATATGATACCTATAGAGTAA
- a CDS encoding restriction endonuclease has protein sequence MKYTGIIPESWKDLQDCVSKFFNEAGYVAMTPYNIETVRGKVEVDVYVEAPNEIAKKIICECKYWNTPVPKEKVHAFRTVVYDSGATLGMLISKNGFQSGAIDAAKCSNVILLTWEEFINTLSDKWLTTQLKKIKKISAPLSVYLDPLDFPFERLREEDKERYLNACNTYSELRSTCWMVKKSDLINDEDNNYCRFKEFSAIDKYLEYLLCEVKCALREFETILDSSNISIPEYKFEESDAYLYMFLE, from the coding sequence ATGAAATATACGGGGATAATTCCTGAATCTTGGAAGGATTTACAGGACTGTGTATCAAAGTTTTTTAATGAGGCAGGCTATGTTGCAATGACTCCTTATAACATTGAAACTGTTAGAGGAAAAGTTGAAGTTGATGTTTACGTAGAAGCTCCAAATGAAATTGCTAAAAAAATTATATGTGAGTGCAAATATTGGAATACCCCTGTCCCAAAAGAAAAAGTACATGCATTTAGAACAGTAGTGTATGATTCAGGGGCTACATTAGGTATGCTAATATCAAAGAATGGTTTTCAATCAGGTGCAATTGATGCTGCAAAATGCTCTAATGTAATACTATTGACATGGGAAGAATTTATAAATACCTTAAGTGACAAGTGGTTAACTACTCAGCTGAAAAAAATAAAAAAAATATCTGCACCATTATCTGTATATTTAGATCCACTAGATTTCCCTTTTGAACGGTTAAGAGAAGAAGATAAGGAAAGGTATCTGAATGCATGTAATACGTATAGTGAATTAAGAAGTACCTGTTGGATGGTAAAGAAGTCTGATTTAATAAATGATGAAGATAATAACTATTGCAGATTTAAGGAGTTTAGTGCAATTGATAAGTATCTAGAGTACCTTTTATGTGAAGTTAAGTGTGCATTAAGAGAATTTGAAACAATACTTGATAGTTCAAATATTTCTATCCCAGAATATAAATTTGAAGAAAGTGATGCATATTTATATATGTTTTTAGAATAG
- a CDS encoding tyrosine-type recombinase/integrase, whose amino-acid sequence MPKIEMRKHEITTFEELFLHFIKHCKIKNVSPKTIIYYETSYNSICKFNPNIQLDEIDSLLIQDYILYLKQTNNLNSVNTRLKGLRTMLNYGYSINALPKIKVQLIRVDKEVKETYSTEQILTLIKKPNVKKCSFAEYRNWMIVHYLVSTGNRLSTLTNIKIGDLDIDNKLVTLRHTKNRHQQIIPLSSMLCKHLVEYLTYREGTSEDYLFPTVENKQLTKDTLITAIKNYNRSRGVNITSIHAFRRYFAKQCVLNGIDTFTLQKLGGWKDLTVVKNYIEIYATDIKDYDMINPLDTIYSEKIKNKTKR is encoded by the coding sequence ATGCCTAAAATTGAAATGAGGAAACACGAAATAACCACATTTGAAGAACTATTTTTACACTTTATCAAACATTGTAAAATCAAAAATGTATCTCCAAAAACTATTATTTATTACGAAACCAGCTATAACTCCATCTGTAAATTTAACCCTAACATCCAGTTAGATGAAATCGACTCTCTATTAATACAAGATTATATACTTTATTTAAAACAAACTAACAATCTTAATAGTGTTAATACGAGACTAAAAGGACTACGAACAATGTTAAACTATGGGTATTCTATTAATGCCCTACCCAAAATTAAAGTCCAGTTAATACGTGTTGATAAAGAGGTCAAAGAAACCTATTCAACAGAACAGATTTTAACTCTAATTAAAAAGCCTAATGTAAAAAAGTGTAGCTTTGCCGAATATAGAAACTGGATGATAGTACATTATTTAGTCTCTACTGGTAATAGACTATCTACATTAACCAACATCAAAATAGGCGATTTAGACATAGACAATAAACTTGTGACATTGAGACATACAAAAAATAGGCATCAACAAATTATTCCTTTGTCATCCATGTTGTGTAAGCACCTTGTCGAATACCTTACTTATCGTGAAGGAACAAGTGAAGATTATCTTTTTCCTACAGTAGAAAATAAACAACTCACTAAAGACACCCTTATAACTGCAATAAAAAACTACAATCGGTCAAGAGGAGTAAATATAACATCTATTCATGCTTTTAGAAGATATTTTGCTAAACAATGTGTATTGAATGGAATAGACACCTTCACCTTACAAAAATTAGGCGGATGGAAAGATTTGACCGTTGTTAAAAATTATATAGAAATTTATGCTACTGATATTAAAGATTATGACATGATAAATCCTTTAGATACTATTTATTCAGAAAAAATCAAGAATAAGACAAAGAGATAG